Proteins from a genomic interval of Acomys russatus chromosome 19, mAcoRus1.1, whole genome shotgun sequence:
- the Irgc gene encoding interferon-inducible GTPase 5, producing the protein MATAKLPAVPEEETTILMTKEELEALRSAFESGDIPQAASRLRELLANSESTRLEVGVTGESGAGKSSLINALRGLGAEDPGAALTGVVETTMQPSPYPHPQFPDVTLWDLPGAGSPGCSADKYLKQVDFGRYDFFLLVSPRRCGAVESRLAAEILRQGKKFYFVRTKVDEDLAATRSQRPSGFSEAAILQEIRDHCAERLRAAGVNDPRIFLVSNLSPARYDFPLLVSTWEHDLPAHRRHAGLLSLPDISLEALQKKKDMLQEQVLKTALVSGVIQALPVPGLAAAYDDALLIRSLRGYHRSFGLDDDSLAKLAEQVGKQAGDLRSVIRSPLANEVSPETVLRLYSQSSDGAMRVARAFERGIPVFGTLVAGGISFGTVYTMLQGCLNEMAEDAQRVRIKALEEDEPQAELALEAAGDPGVEKRASGEGSCEEAPLSTRRKLGLLLKYILDSWKRRDLSEDK; encoded by the coding sequence ATGGCAACTGCCAAGTTGCCCGCGGTGCCTGAGGAGGAAACCACCATCCTCATGACCAAGGAAGAGCTGGAGGCCCTGCGCTCAGCCTTCGAGTCTGGCGACATCCCTCAGGCTGCCTCACGCCTCCGGGAGCTGCTGGCTAACTCAGAGAGCACCCGGCTGGAGGTGGGCGTCACGGGCGAGTCGGGAGCCGGCAAGTCGTCCCTCATCAATGCTCTGCGTGGCCTCGGGGCCGAGGATCCTGGTGCAGCTCTCACTGGCGTCGTGGAGACCACCATGCAGCCTTCGCCTTACCCGCACCCGCAGTTTCCCGACGTGACCCTGTGGGACCTGCCGGGGGCCGGTTCTCCAGGCTGCTCAGCAGACAAATAcctgaagcaggtggatttcgGACGCTATGACTTCTTCTTGCTCGTCTCCCCACGCCGCTGCGGGGCCGTGGAGAGCCGCCTGGCCGCGGAGATCCTGCGCCAGGGGAAGAAGTTCTACTTCGTGCGCACCAAGGTGGATGAAGATCTGGCGGCCACCCGCAGCCAGCGGCCCTCGGGCTTTAGCGAGGCCGCCATCCTCCAGGAGATCCGCGATCACTGCGCGGAGCGGCTGCGGGCGGCCGGCGTGAATGATCCACGCATCTTCCTGGTGTCCAACCTGTCGCCGGCCCGCTATGACTTCCCGTTACTCGTGTCCACCTGGGAGCACGACCTGCCCGCCCACCGTCGCCATGCCGGCCTGCTGTCCCTGCCTGACATCTCGCTGGAGGCCCTGCAGAAGAAGAAGGACATGCTACAAGAGCAAGTACTGAAGACGGCCTTGGTGTCCGGGGTCATCCAGGCCCTGCCCGTGCCAGGACTGGCAGCCGCCTACGACGACGCCCTGCTCATCCGCTCTCTGCGCGGCTACCATCGCAGCTTCGGCTTAGACGACGACTCGCTGGCCAAGCTGGCTGAGCAAGTGGGCAAGCAGGCAGGGGACCTGCGTTCCGTCATCCGCTCCCCTCTGGCCAACGAGGTCTCACCGGAGACTGTCCTGCGACTCTACTCGCAGTCTTCGGACGGAGCCATGCGGGTGGCCCGTGCCTTCGAGAGGGGCATCCCTGTGTTCGGCACTCTGGTGGCCGGGGGCATCAGCTTCGGCACGGTCTACACCATGCTCCAGGGCTGTCTGAACGAGATGGCTGAGGACGCCCAACGCGTCCGCATCAAAGCCCTGGAGGAAGACGAACCCCAGGCTGAATTGGCCTTGGAGGCGGCTGGTGACCCTGGAGTGGAAAAGCGGGCCTCCGGGGAGGGAAGCTGCGAGGAAGCCCCGTTGTCCACCCGCAGGAAGCTCGGCCTCCTCCTCAAGTACATTCTTGACAGCTGGAAGAGACGTGACTTGTCAGAAGACAAATGA